One uncultured Carboxylicivirga sp. genomic window, CAATTCTTCATCAAAAGCATTAAACCAATCACATGCCAGCATTTTTTGTTTCTCTGTTTTCACTTTTTCATCAATTTATTAGTCAGCCATTTTCGTACAGGTACATCATAAAGTTTAAACAAGGCATATGCCAAGGCCACAGTTACTAAGAGTACTGAAATAGATATCAAAATCATTGTTGTTTTTCCGAGAGGAGCTGAATCAATAAAGTCTTGATTTTTAGCAATCCAGGCCATATACATATAAATAAAAGGGTAATGGATAATATATAAAGGATAGGATATGTCACCAAGAAAGCGACTTATTTTAGATGCCATTTTTCCTTTTATCTCACCACTGGCTCCAATATAAACGACCAAAGGAAAGACAAATATTATTGATAATGAATCGTAAAGACCATTTATCCAAACTTGTTCAGGATTTCCAACTCTTGGTATGGAGAAAACAACAACAAGTATTAAACTGCTCCAGAAGAATACATTCTTGTATTGACCTGGCTTTACAATTCTGGATAATAATAAACCTGCTAAAAATGGATAGAGAAGTCTTGTGAATCCTATTCTAAGTTGAGTAGCATCAATTGACCATCCACCAATTACATCACCATGCGGACTGGTCACAGCAAGATGAATTAATGCAGTTCCGGCAATAAATACCAATAGTGCTAAAATTTTATTTGAAAGTTTCCTAATAAATAATGCGTAAAGTATATTACCAACGTATTCAAAAAACAGTGACCATGCCGGCCCATTCAAGGGATGCATTTCTGTCCATCCCCTAATATCCATCGAATGACCAACAGGAATTAAGGTAAAACCTATTATCATTACCAATAACATTTTCCAAACCGGAGTTTCAGATATTACAGGAAAGAAACTGCTATCCTGAAAATAAAAAGTTAGTGCACCAATAATCATCCCTATTATAATCATGGGATGAAGACGAATTAAACGTCGTTTAAAGAAACCTCCAAGTGTCATTTTTTGCCAACGGTCATCATAGGCATAACCTATAACAAAACCGGAAAGAACAAAGAAGAAATCAACAGCCAAATAGCCGTGATTAATTATCTGCTTAGAGTGGTCACCTCCAGTAAATGTTTCGAGAATATGAAAAGCGACAACTATGATTGCTGCAACACCGCGTAAACCATCTAATATTTTATAATGCTTTTTAGTGTCGGAGAAACCTAACTGGTTACTATTGATTAGATTCATTTTATATATCTATTTAAGTTGATTATTTGAATTATATCACGTTATTCTGTAATTTCAATTCTATTCCATTCATCATCTTCTATAACACTTTCATAATAGCCATCTCCAGTGGTTCGAGGTTCACTAACTATAGTATATCCATCATTTCTCAGAAGCTCAGTTAGTTTATCAACTTTTTTTCTATTACCAACAGAAATAGATAGATGAGTCAAACCAAGAGATGATGCATGATTTCCTAAGAATTCCATTATATAAGGACTATGCATTAGTTCGATTCGTGTATCTCCTTTTGTAAATGTTAGAAAATATGATGAGAATTTCTTTTTTGTGTTTTTGTATTTGTCACTACATTTTGCTCCGAAATACTTCACATAAAACTTTTTAACTTTCTCCAAATCGTGAGTCCAAATTGCAATGTGGTCAATTTTCATTGTTAATATTTTTTTGCCTGATGAAATTACCTTTCTAAATAAAATATCCTCTTATTCTTAAGATTAATCTCTTCATTATTCTATCGCAAAGTAAGGTTGTGACAATCAATATTCTTGTCTTTTATTAAAAAATTATTGTCTTATTTTTGTATTTATTAATTAAATATACAATGAAGAATATTGAAAAAGTAAAATATTGTCATACTGAAATTGATAAAAATAAGTCCTTCTTTTTTGATCATGTGCATATTGTATGGAACGAACAAATCTCTTTTCACCAAAGTGATGATTGGGAATTATCTTATGTAATAACAGGAAGCGGGACTCGTGTGGTTGGAGACAATATGGAAACTTTTTCCAAAGGAGAAATCATATTACTGCCTCCAAATCTGGCTCATGGTTGGTATTTTGATGATAATGTACATGACAAGCAAGGTAAAATTGAGAATATCACAATTATTTTTCCTGACTCATTTCTTGATAAATGTTCAATAGCTTTTCCTGAACTGGTATTTAGCATTAAAAGTTTAAAAGAGATAACTAAAGGTATGAGTTTAAAAGGAAATTTATTGTCTTTAATTCAAACACTAATGTATTCAATGATATCACAAAATAATGTGGAACAATTAGCTACCTTACTTCAAATCATTTCTCATATCTCTTCTAATACTGAAATGCAAATTGTAGGTTTTAGTGAAAAGCAATCGCGCAAAACAAACAAGCTTCAGGAGGTACATCGTTTCATGTTGACTCATTATCACGATCAAATAACGCTAGATGATGTAGCTAAATATGTAGGTATGAACAGTTCCTCATTTTGTTCATTTTTTAAAAGAGAAAAAGGAATGTCTTTTTTTACTGCATTAAATGAATATAGAATTAAATGTTCTTGTATAATGCTTCGTGAAACATCAATGACCATTTCAGAAATTAGTACTGCTGTTGGGTTTAATGATATCCCTTATTTTAACCGGACTTTTAAGAAGATAATGCAAGCTACTCCTAAAGAATATCGATTAACTTCTAGTTTGTTTCAGATGACCAAATAAACTAAAAATTGCATTTATAATAGCTCCTAATTCCTTTGAAACGATCTGTCCTTTTTCATTCATTCTTTTTAAAGCTGAAGATATAGACTGATAGTTAAGTTTTCAATTAAATCATTTTTTAAGTAAGACTACACTAAATATCAAAATTCAGTAGCTCAATGATATTTTCAAAAAGTATAGTTAAATGAAGTATACCCTCTTATTAAATCTGTATTTCTTGTCTACTTGATGGAAAATATAATAATTGACGATTTTAGAGTTGCAGAACAATATATGCTTACTTTCGTTGCTTTGGAAAACTTTTGTGGTTCCAGGCGGGATTCTTATATGATTGAATTAAAACTCCCGAGAGAATATCATCCGGGAGTGAATTAAGTCCTATAAATTCTTTATTCGGTTATAATGACCCCACCATTAGGTTGAATTGTTAGTTTTACGGAACCACTTTTTTTAATTTTGATACTTTTCATTTGAGGTTCTAAATTTTTATTGTCAGTGTATAGCTTTGCCTCTTTATTCGCAAGCATTTCTAGTTCTGTATTAAAGGTAACAGCTTCATTTTGCGCATTCACTCCAACAACATACCATTTGTCTTTATGGCGACGAGCTAACACACAATATTTACCTGGATAACCATCAATAAAAATAGTTTCATCCCAGGTTGTTGGGACTTCTTTCATAAATTCTATTTCAAAAGCTGGTACATCATATAGATTATTAGGTGCGATAGCAAACATTTGAACAGGATTTTGATACAATATCGCTGTAGCTAATTGAAATATATCAGAAGTTATTCGCGTAGTTCCACCGTCGTTGGTTCTGCTATGTCTTTTGTTTAATAAGACAGGACCGAATTCCATGCTTCCGACAGTATTGCGTATGAAAGGGTGAAGGCATGCATTATATGCTTCCATATCATCAAAGTGTTGATTGAATATCAGGTTTTCTGATGCCAAAACAGCCTCACTTCCAACATAGTTTGGATACATACGTTCCCAGCCTCTGGGTAAAGTACAGCCATGGAAAATAATCATCAAACCATAATCGTTAGCATCAGATAAAATATCTTCATATAATTGCATCGTTTCCTGCTTGTCACCTCCAAAGAAGTCAACTTTCAGACCTTTTACGCCAAGATCTTGCAGCCATTTCATTTCCTTTTTACGAGTAATTACATTATCCATTTTATTTTTTGGTCCCTGAGGTGCATCGTTCCAATAACCGTTGGAATTGTACCATACAAAAACATCAACATTTTTTGATTGAGCGTATTTTATCAATTCTGGCATCTTATCATAACCAACCTGATGATCCCATAATGCATCAATCAGAATATACTCGTAGCCCAGTTCAGCAGCCAAATCAATATAGGTAATCTGGTCATCGTAATTCATACTTTTATCCTGCCACATAATCCAACTCCAGGTTCCGCGACCATATTTATATTCCTGAGATGGTTCAAATAGAGGCTCAACCAGATCAAAAGGAACAGTTGTTTCAACAATAGGCTCTAAATTGTCTGCCATTGTAATAGTGCGCCAGGGGGTTGTGCCCGGAAGTGAGATTGCAGCGGTGGTACTTCCAAAACTATTATTTTCTCCAGTCTGAGGAAAAGCAATTGAGTAAAGTCCATTATTGGAGCCTTCGCTAAGGTGCGATGCGCAATATTTACTGCTAACACCAGTTTCTGATATGAGGACCCAACCGTTTCCTTCAACGTTGAATAGACAGGGAAATGTATAACCCTGACCATATTTTGAAGGCATACCCATTGGTTCATTTGGCACATATTCTTCTTCGTAACTGGGTTTTGTGTTTTTCCATCCCATGCCTGGAGTGGCTTGTGGAGATAAAAATGTGGTAGTTTTTTCAGGCAGATTAAACCCGCTTATTTCTTTCTCAATAATGCATGAAGCAATCTCGCCAAATTGAGGGAGTTTGTACTGAAAACCTATATCGTTATTACTGACTCTGAAAACAATATCTATTGCTTTATTTTCTTTATTTGATAGGGTTACTGTTAATTCGTTGGCCTTATATATTATATTTGATTGCTTTGTCCGATTCAAAGTATACTCTTTTTCAACTGTATTTATTCGACTCGACAAAAAAGTTAAGTTCTTACTAAAGTCGCCAACATTAGTTATCAACCCTAAAGGTGAATCTTCAAGCATAGTGTTTTCATAGTATTTTGCTGTGTAAAATGCTTTACCTTCAAATAATAGCACATTTACGATAAGTTTACCATCAGGGCTTGATACAGAATATTCTTTAGCAAATGCTATTGCTATAAATAGAAGTGAGTAGCAAAGTAATAGTGTTCTTTTCATCTTTTGATTTATGTTATTTGAGTAGGATACTTAGGTCATTATTAAATTAATCTTTCGAAAAATACAAAAACCATTTCATGGAAATAACCCAATTAATAAACTTCCTTAAAAATACAATAAGTTAGATTATCGATATTCAGTTTGTATTAGAAGACATTTCTAGGTTTGGGTTTGTCTCAGAGAATGCAGAACTTAATAAATCGTAAATAGATACTAGCAGACTATATAAATCATGTTTATAGATCTTTATTTTATATGTAAATATAGAAAGGTCAAAAAGATATTGTTTATATGAGAAAGCAAATTAACTATACTAGAATAATTATTTTTAAATGCATATAATAGTAAGACTAGCCGAATTCGTGAAACAAAGCCGGAAAGTAATGAACCTTTCACAGGAAGGGTTTGCTAACAGGGCAGTAGTTGCTTTAATCGTTGTCAGAACAATTGAGCATGGCAAAAGCAATCTGAATCTCGACGAAGTTAATCCGCTTGTTTCTATTTTTCGTATTTGAAATATCTCCTGTAAATACAAAGGAGCTAGAGAAAACTTCAGATGAATGAGAAAAGCAAAATTAATATACCCCGACAATTATAGTATAAAGCTCATAAGTTGAATGACGTGTGAGCTTTTTTGTTTTTAAATGATTCTTCTGGGGGATTAAAAGGGATCAGAACCAAATTCTGAGTCTAGTTATAAATCTTGCATAAGCGATACCCGTCAATCTATACATCTACCTTCATCAATACTTTCGTTTTCTTGATTTTCAATCTTATTTCGATTTTAGCATTTTATGCAGTTAGTCAATTACTGAAAAATTGTATTTAAAACAGGTGATAATGAGTATTAACTCTGTCTAGATTGTATTATTTACATAGATTAAATATCTGTGATTAACTATTTGTATTGATAATTTTCCAAATAAGTATTTAATGGACTTCAAATACCTTTGAACACATAGGAAGTAGTTACAGTAAAGTATATGTTAATTCAATTCTAAAAAATGAAAGAATGTCTTTGGTTTAAATTTTGAGCAATAATGATATGAACCTCCCCGGAAATCTGCATATATTTTTTTTATTGACAGTTTTTTTTCTTTCAGCTTGTTCCCAAAAATCTCACCAGCTAACAATAGGTGTTTCACAATGTAGTAGTGATGAATGGCGCAATAAGATGAATGTCGAGATGAAACAAGAGGCTCTTCTTAATCCAAATATCGAACTGATTATAAAAACAGTTGATGATGATACACAACAGCAAATAAGAGATATTGAGGTTTTTATTGAACAGAAAATTGATTTACTTATTGTAGCACCAAACGAAGCAGCACCTTTAACTCCCATAATTGAAAAGGCATTTGATAATGGTATTCCTGTATTATTGGTTGATAGAAAAATTTTGTCAGATAAATATTCAAGCTTTATAGCTGCTGACAATTTTCAAATAGGTAGAGAAGTTGGTAATTATATTGTTAATATATTAAATGGAAGAGGGAACATTGTTGAAATTAAAGGATTAGAAGGATCTACGTCTGCACTGGAACGAGATTCAGGTTTTAAAAGTGTTATAAATAAATATCCCGAAATTGATTTAGTAATTGAAGAAGATGCAGCATGGCTTAAAGAAGAGGCTGCAAAAAAAATGAAGGAGGTTCTAAGTCAATATAAAAGGATTGATTTGGTGTTTGCACACAATGATAGAATGGCGCTTGGAGCATATGAAGTAGCGAAAGAAAAAGACTTAGCTCATAAGATTATTTTCATTGGTATTGATGCATTATCTGGTAAAGATGAAGGTGTTGAGCAAATACTTAAAAATAAGTTAAAAGCTAGTTTTGTTTATCCGACAGGAGGTGATAAAATCATTCAATTAGCATGGAATATCTTAAATGGAACATCCTATCAAAAAAATAATACTTTATATACTGCATTAATTGATCAAACCAATGCGCAAATATTTAAACTTCAGTCTGATGAGATTATAAATCGACAGAAGAAAATACAAGCATTAAATGATAAAATTGTAAAATTTTCCAGTCAATATTCTTTGCAACGGTATTTACTTTTAAGTATATCTGCCATTGTTGTTTTGTTGATTGGATTATTCGTCTTTTTGATTCATGCTTATCGTTCTAAGAACCGTTTGAATATTAAACTGGAGGAGAAAAAAAATGCAATTGAAGAACAAAAAAATACTGTTGAACTGCAACGTGATCATTTGATGCTACTTTCATCTCAATTGGAAGAAGCAACAAATGCGAAATTGTTATTCTTTACTAATATTTCACATGAATTTCGTACTCCACTAACGTTAATTTCCGGACCCATAGAAACACTTTTAGAAGATCCGAAGATTGATAAAGATCAGTATCGTTTATTAAATTTAGCCGGTCGTAATGTAAATGTATTACTAAACTTAGTAGATCAAATTATTGATTTTAGAAAACTTGAGAATGATAAATTGCCATTGCATCTTAGTAACAATGATTTAAGAAACCAATTAAAAGCATGTAATGAAGTTTTCAGTGAATTAATTGACAAGCGACAATTGGATTTTGACTTTCAAGTGGCAGAACGAAAAGACTATACTTCTATCTATGACTTAGATAAGATGGAACGTATCTACTTTAACCTTTTGTCTAATGCA contains:
- a CDS encoding acyltransferase, translated to MNLINSNQLGFSDTKKHYKILDGLRGVAAIIVVAFHILETFTGGDHSKQIINHGYLAVDFFFVLSGFVIGYAYDDRWQKMTLGGFFKRRLIRLHPMIIIGMIIGALTFYFQDSSFFPVISETPVWKMLLVMIIGFTLIPVGHSMDIRGWTEMHPLNGPAWSLFFEYVGNILYALFIRKLSNKILALLVFIAGTALIHLAVTSPHGDVIGGWSIDATQLRIGFTRLLYPFLAGLLLSRIVKPGQYKNVFFWSSLILVVVFSIPRVGNPEQVWINGLYDSLSIIFVFPLVVYIGASGEIKGKMASKISRFLGDISYPLYIIHYPFIYMYMAWIAKNQDFIDSAPLGKTTMILISISVLLVTVALAYALFKLYDVPVRKWLTNKLMKK
- a CDS encoding VOC family protein; translation: MKIDHIAIWTHDLEKVKKFYVKYFGAKCSDKYKNTKKKFSSYFLTFTKGDTRIELMHSPYIMEFLGNHASSLGLTHLSISVGNRKKVDKLTELLRNDGYTIVSEPRTTGDGYYESVIEDDEWNRIEITE
- a CDS encoding AraC family transcriptional regulator, yielding MKNIEKVKYCHTEIDKNKSFFFDHVHIVWNEQISFHQSDDWELSYVITGSGTRVVGDNMETFSKGEIILLPPNLAHGWYFDDNVHDKQGKIENITIIFPDSFLDKCSIAFPELVFSIKSLKEITKGMSLKGNLLSLIQTLMYSMISQNNVEQLATLLQIISHISSNTEMQIVGFSEKQSRKTNKLQEVHRFMLTHYHDQITLDDVAKYVGMNSSSFCSFFKREKGMSFFTALNEYRIKCSCIMLRETSMTISEISTAVGFNDIPYFNRTFKKIMQATPKEYRLTSSLFQMTK
- a CDS encoding glycoside hydrolase family 97 catalytic domain-containing protein; amino-acid sequence: MKRTLLLCYSLLFIAIAFAKEYSVSSPDGKLIVNVLLFEGKAFYTAKYYENTMLEDSPLGLITNVGDFSKNLTFLSSRINTVEKEYTLNRTKQSNIIYKANELTVTLSNKENKAIDIVFRVSNNDIGFQYKLPQFGEIASCIIEKEISGFNLPEKTTTFLSPQATPGMGWKNTKPSYEEEYVPNEPMGMPSKYGQGYTFPCLFNVEGNGWVLISETGVSSKYCASHLSEGSNNGLYSIAFPQTGENNSFGSTTAAISLPGTTPWRTITMADNLEPIVETTVPFDLVEPLFEPSQEYKYGRGTWSWIMWQDKSMNYDDQITYIDLAAELGYEYILIDALWDHQVGYDKMPELIKYAQSKNVDVFVWYNSNGYWNDAPQGPKNKMDNVITRKKEMKWLQDLGVKGLKVDFFGGDKQETMQLYEDILSDANDYGLMIIFHGCTLPRGWERMYPNYVGSEAVLASENLIFNQHFDDMEAYNACLHPFIRNTVGSMEFGPVLLNKRHSRTNDGGTTRITSDIFQLATAILYQNPVQMFAIAPNNLYDVPAFEIEFMKEVPTTWDETIFIDGYPGKYCVLARRHKDKWYVVGVNAQNEAVTFNTELEMLANKEAKLYTDNKNLEPQMKSIKIKKSGSVKLTIQPNGGVIITE
- a CDS encoding substrate-binding domain-containing protein: MKQEALLNPNIELIIKTVDDDTQQQIRDIEVFIEQKIDLLIVAPNEAAPLTPIIEKAFDNGIPVLLVDRKILSDKYSSFIAADNFQIGREVGNYIVNILNGRGNIVEIKGLEGSTSALERDSGFKSVINKYPEIDLVIEEDAAWLKEEAAKKMKEVLSQYKRIDLVFAHNDRMALGAYEVAKEKDLAHKIIFIGIDALSGKDEGVEQILKNKLKASFVYPTGGDKIIQLAWNILNGTSYQKNNTLYTALIDQTNAQIFKLQSDEIINRQKKIQALNDKIVKFSSQYSLQRYLLLSISAIVVLLIGLFVFLIHAYRSKNRLNIKLEEKKNAIEEQKNTVELQRDHLMLLSSQLEEATNAKLLFFTNISHEFRTPLTLISGPIETLLEDPKIDKDQYRLLNLAGRNVNVLLNLVDQIIDFRKLENDKLPLHLSNNDLRNQLKACNEVFSELIDKRQLDFDFQVAERKDYTSIYDLDKMERIYFNLLSNALKYTPVKGTIVVKLQKIDYNNQPFINIQISNSGTSISIDNIQHIFDRFYQVDSSMHGSGIGLAFVRDLVELHNGTIKVESQNEITTFIVNIPFVTDLDKAKQPSSVINDRILDPIDFISDLDILDDIESEEDLNQSTVLVVDDNPDIRIYIKSILRNKYNVLDAEDGKEGIVMAAKHIPDIIVCDVMMPEIDGLDLCKKLKSEFSTCHIPIVLLTARTLDEQRIVGFETGADDYISKPFNSKLLEVRIRKLIENRNKLREVYAKQLLTGVEKSTLNIQDKRFLEKFHQIVEDHIADPELNVENLGKSIGLSRVQLYRKIKAITNYSPNELVKIIRLKKAYSLFSTGEKTVSEVAYDTGFTSPSYFAKCFKEFYNESPSSMLKRMECVG